The proteins below come from a single Streptomyces tubercidicus genomic window:
- a CDS encoding DUF3043 domain-containing protein — protein MFRSRSKDEQAATAKVTADQPQQPRDPQAPKGRPTPKRSDAQSQRRSRAHTPANRKDAAKAQREARRADMARQREAMASGDERYLPVRDKGPVRRFARDYVDSRWAVAEFFLPMAVLILVLTMIRVPSIQSIALLLWLVIIVLIVLDSVLIWFRLGKLLQERFPNENLKGVKAYAVMRTLQMRRLRLPKPQVKRGEKP, from the coding sequence GTGTTCCGAAGCCGTTCGAAGGATGAGCAGGCCGCGACCGCCAAGGTGACCGCGGACCAGCCCCAGCAGCCCCGCGACCCGCAGGCCCCCAAGGGCCGCCCGACGCCGAAGCGCAGCGATGCCCAGTCGCAGCGCCGCTCGCGTGCGCATACGCCGGCCAACCGCAAGGACGCGGCCAAGGCCCAGCGTGAAGCGCGCCGCGCCGACATGGCCCGCCAGCGGGAGGCGATGGCCAGTGGCGACGAGCGGTATCTGCCGGTGCGCGACAAGGGTCCGGTGCGCCGGTTCGCGCGGGACTATGTCGACTCCCGCTGGGCCGTCGCGGAGTTCTTCCTGCCGATGGCCGTGCTGATCCTGGTGCTCACCATGATCCGGGTGCCGTCGATCCAGAGCATCGCGCTGCTGCTCTGGCTCGTGATCATCGTGCTGATCGTGCTGGACTCGGTGCTGATCTGGTTCCGGCTCGGCAAGCTGCTCCAGGAGCGTTTCCCGAACGAGAACCTCAAGGGTGTGAAGGCGTACGCGGTGATGCGGACGCTGCAGATGCGGCGGCTGCGACTGCCGAAGCCGCAGGTCAAGCGGGGCGAGAAGCCGTAA
- a CDS encoding PspA/IM30 family protein, with amino-acid sequence MSDGVMKRMGMIFRAKANKALDRAEDPRETLDYSYQKQLELLQKVRRGVADVATSRKRLELQLNQLQGQSAKLEDQGRKALALGREDLAREALTRRSALQQQVTDLEAQHQTLQGEEEKLTLASQRLQAKVDAFRTKKETIKATYTAAQAQTRIGEAFSGISEEMGDVGMAIQRAEDKTAQLQARAGAIDELMASGALDDPSGMAKDDITAELDRLSGGSDVELELQRMKAELSGGSSDGQQAIESGQNGAAQSSPQQDRPRFDKQ; translated from the coding sequence ATGAGCGATGGTGTCATGAAGCGGATGGGGATGATCTTCCGCGCGAAGGCCAACAAGGCCCTGGACCGGGCCGAAGACCCGCGCGAAACCCTCGACTACTCGTACCAGAAGCAGCTGGAGCTGCTGCAGAAGGTACGCCGCGGTGTCGCCGACGTGGCGACCTCCCGCAAGCGCCTGGAGCTGCAGCTCAACCAGCTCCAGGGCCAGTCCGCCAAGCTGGAGGACCAGGGCCGCAAGGCGCTGGCGCTCGGCCGCGAGGACCTGGCCCGCGAGGCGCTGACCCGGCGCAGCGCGCTGCAGCAGCAGGTCACGGACCTGGAGGCGCAGCACCAGACGCTGCAGGGTGAGGAGGAGAAGCTCACGCTCGCGTCACAGCGGCTGCAGGCCAAGGTCGACGCCTTCCGTACGAAGAAGGAGACGATCAAGGCCACGTACACGGCCGCCCAGGCGCAGACCCGGATCGGCGAGGCGTTCTCCGGCATCTCCGAGGAGATGGGCGACGTCGGCATGGCCATCCAGCGCGCGGAGGACAAGACCGCGCAGCTGCAGGCCCGCGCCGGTGCCATCGACGAGCTGATGGCCTCCGGTGCGCTGGACGACCCGTCCGGTATGGCCAAGGACGACATCACCGCCGAGCTGGACCGGCTCTCCGGCGGCAGCGACGTCGAGCTGGAGCTGCAGCGGATGAAGGCCGAGCTGTCGGGCGGTTCGTCGGACGGCCAGCAGGCCATCGAGAGCGGTCAGAACGGTGCGGCGCAGTCCTCGCCGCAGCAGGACCGGCCGCGTTTCGACAAGCAGTGA
- the pspAA gene encoding PspA-associated protein PspAA, whose translation MIVRIMGEGQVKLDDAHFTELNKLDDELLAEMESGDETGFRRTLGALLEAVRRMGTPLPDDALEPSELILPSPDATLGEVREMLGDDGLIPG comes from the coding sequence GTGATCGTACGGATCATGGGGGAGGGTCAGGTGAAGCTGGACGACGCCCACTTCACCGAGCTCAACAAGCTGGACGATGAGCTGCTCGCCGAGATGGAGAGCGGCGACGAGACGGGCTTCCGGCGCACCCTCGGCGCACTGCTGGAAGCGGTGCGCCGGATGGGCACACCGCTTCCCGACGACGCTCTGGAACCGTCCGAACTCATCCTGCCCTCCCCGGACGCGACCCTGGGGGAGGTCCGGGAGATGCTCGGCGACGACGGCCTCATCCCGGGCTGA